A segment of the Syntrophales bacterium genome:
CCTGCTCATCGTGACCATCGGGATCGTGGAGATCGTTCGCATTGCCCTGGTAAACAACGTATTCGGCATCACCGGAGGCGCTAACGGCATCTTCGGAATCGGCAGGCCGAGTTTCTTCGGCCACGTGATACGCACCCCCCATGCCTTCTACTACCTGATCCTTGCCTTTGCCGCCGCTACGATTCTTCTCTTTTACCGTCTTGAAAATTCCCGTTTCGGTCGGGCCCTGAATTATATTCGGGAAGACGACACCGCCGCTGAGGGGAGCGGCATCGACGCGGCACACTACAAGCTTGTCGCCTTCATTCTGGGCGCGTTCTGGGCGGGCATGGCCGGCACCATCTTCGCGGCAAAAATGACCATCGTGTCACCCCAATCGTTCACGTTCTGGGAATCGGTGGTGATGTTTACCATCGTCATACTCGGCGGATCGGGAAGTATCCGGGGTGTACTGCTCGGCTCATTTCTGATCATCGGCCTACCCGAGGTTTTCAGGGAGTTCGCCGTTGCACGGATGCTTGTGTTCGGCGCGGCCATGGTTCTGATGATGATCTTCCGGCCCCGGGGTATTCTGCCCCCGACACAGCGGACCTATACACTGAACGCGCCGGCCGGATCGAAAAGAGGCGGCTGATGGAGAGCCCGAACTTGCTGAGCCTGACGAACCTGACCAAGTCATTCGGCGGAGTCGCGGCGGTCAACGACGTGTCTTTCGACGTGGAGCGCGGATCCATCATGGGATTGATCGGCCCCAACGGCGCGGGCAAGACCACCGTCTTCAACCTGATAACCGGCAATTATCACCCCGACAGCGGACAGATTCGTTTCGACGGGCAGGATATCGCCGGTATGCGCACCAACCGGATCGTTTCCCTCGGCATCGCCAGGACTTTCCAGACAATCCGGCTTTTTCAGAACATGAGCGCCCTGGAGAACGTTCTGGCAGGCTGCCATTGTCGGATGCGTTCCGGAATCATCGCAGCCATGCTTCGTCTTCCCCGACAGCGACGGGAAGAACGGGAAGCCGTCGAAATCGCCGCGGCCGAACTGGATTTCGTGGGTCTTCGCCGCCACCTGGATAGCGCGGCCCGGAATTTTTCCTACGGGAACCAGCGGCTTCTCGAAATCGCCCGGGCACTGGCCACCAGGCCCCGGTTCCTCATCCTCGATGAGCCCGCCGGGGGTATGAACGACTATGAGACCCAACTCCTGGTACGCACTATTTCACAGATCCGCGATCGGGGGATCACGGTACTTCTCATCGAGCATGACATGAACCTGGTGATGAAAATCTGTGAGAAAATAACGGTCCTGGATCACGGGGTCATGATAGCCGAAGGGAACCCGGAGGAAATACAGAACGACCGGAATGTCATAGACGCCTATCTGGGTTCTCCCGATAACAATGAAAACGAGGGGTTCTGATCATGCTCCTGAGAGTTGAAAACCTGGACGTGTGTTACGGCAATGTCCAGGTTCTGAACAAAATCAATCTTTATGTGAACCGGGGAGAGATCGTCACCATTCTCGGGGCAAACGGCGCAGGCAAATCCACGACACTCATGACCATCAGCGGCCTGGTAAAACCCTCCGGCGGGGGCGTGTTCCTCGATGAGACCCCTCTCCACAAACTGGGGGCCCACCAGATCGTCAAACTCGGGCTGGCGCAGGTTCCGGAAGGGCGACGGACTTTCGGTACTTTGACGGTACTGGAAAACCTACGCCTGGGGGCCTACACCGCCGTTGACAGAGAAATGATCGAGCGCACCCTTGCCTGGGTATATGACATGTTCCCCATTCTCGAGAAACGAAGCGATCAACTGGCGGGAACCCTCAGCGGGGGGGAACAGCAGATGCTCGCCATCGGGCGGGGCCTTATGGCGAACCCGAACATTCTGCTTCTGGACGAGCCGAGCCTGGGGCTTTCCCCGATTCTCGTGAAATCCATCTTCGCGGTTATTCGGGAAATCAACCGTTCCGGTGTAACCATCGTTCTGGTAGAACAGAACGCCCGCCTCGCGCTGAAACTGGCCGACAGGGGGTACGTCCTCGAGGTGGGCAGAATCGTCCTGGAGGACTCGTCCGCCGCCCTCCTGGCCAACCCTGACGTGAGAAGGGCCTACCTGGGGGGCGGGCACTGACATTCCGCTGTTCCAAGAGTGCCCTTACAAAGCCGCCCCCTATCGGACGTTTTTCGGCTTTTTACGCGTTCGTCACAGATACCGAGTGGTTATCGGCACATTACTCCTATCGGTTCTCAATTTTTCCCGGAAATTACTCAACGGTGGGAACGTCGCTTTTCAGCGTTTGAATTATCCGTTCCATGCCTTCCCTGACGCCGGCCCGGATCCTCTCCTCACGCTTGATTTCATCGCCCACAAAGAGATGAAGGGAAATAACGCCGTTCAGGAGCCCCCACAGAACATTACGCAGTTTGCGCATGTCCTGCCTGTTTATTTTCAGTTCCCCTGAAGCAACGCCGAATTGAAGAATTTTTTCGATAAGTGACACAGTCCTGTTGGTCTCCCATATCAGCTGTTTGCGTGTTTCTTTTGACAGGTTCAGACTTTCGGCGCTGAGCATGAAGTTCATGAGGGTCCTGAACTGCTCCTTCTGCGCCAGGAATATGTTGATGTAGGCATCGGCGAAATCGTGCAGTATCTGAGACGAACTCTTGTCGGGCTGAAAGATTCGAGACATTTCCCGGTGAAAGGATTCGATATCGGTAAGAAGGATCTGCGTGTAAATTTCTTCCTTGCTGCTGAAATACAGGTATATGGCACCTTTGCTCAATTCCGCCTTTTTCGCTATACTCGCCACGGTAACGGGCTTGAATCCATAATCGGCAAAGAGTTTTCTCGCCGATCTGATAATGGCTTTCTTTCGCTGAATCTTCTCCCGGTTCCTTCGTTTTTCAGGACCAACCATGATACCCTCTCATGAACGTCTGCCGCGCCTGACTTCCTCCGGCGGCAAGGATAATGAATTAAGGTCATATTATGACCATGAGTCAGCACAATGTAGGCAAAATGCAGGATAATAGCAAGCAAAAAATCCAGGAAGCTAAGATTTTTGTATCACTGGCTATTTGAGGAAAGGCGGGATGAAAAGAATTGACATGCCCCACGCCCTGTGGTAGCAAGAAGCCGTTTCTCACTGTCGGAACGGGAGGCGTACCGTCCGGCATCAAGGGGCATCGATTACGGGTCGGTCGGGGCGCCCCCCGACACTCCGGCCTCTTGAGGGTTGCGTTGTCTGAAAGGAGTACCCGTTGAAACTTGGTGAAGTAGTCGATATCCTGGAAGCAACTCTCCTTGTCGGCACTGAACGGCACCTCGCCCTTGATGTCAAAACCGCCTTCAGCGCCGACCTGATGAGCGACGTTCTCGCCTTTGCCAAGTCGGGCAGCCTCATCCTTACCGGTTTAACGACACCGCAGGTCGTTCGAACGGCGAGCATTCTCGACGCTACAGCCCTGATAATCGTACGCGGCAAAATTCCCCCTGCAGACACCCTGAAGCTGGCCCAGGAACTTGATATCCCGGTTCTGTCGACGGGCTACATTCTTTTTGAAACATCGGGCCGCCTGTACGCGAACGGCATCGTGGGCTGTATCGAAAAAATCGGGGGAATGAGTAGCGCCGGATCATGAAAGACATCGTCAGGAAAACCTTCTCCGTGGAAGGAGGAAATTTCGAAAACGCGGGAATTGCATCGATAGAAATCAAAAAGATTCTCAAGGCCCTTGGAATACAGGATGACGTGTTGAGAAAAACGGCGATTGCCGTGTACGAATCGGAACTCAACATCATATCCTACGCAAGGAAAGGCATAATCAACCTGGTCGTGACGGACAGCGATATTAACATCGATGTCCGGGATGAGGGGCCGGGCATTGAAGACATCGAACTGGCCATGCAGCCCGGATACTCGACGGCAACGGAACAGATCCGGCAGATGGGATTCGGAGCGGGCATGGGACTGTGCAATATCAAGAGCTGTTCAGACCGGTTCGAGATAGCGTCAACGGTTAACGAGGGCACTCACCTCAAAGTATCAATAGCGAGGGGTAATGACCGATGACTCTTGCAGAGGTGATTCGGAAGCTGAACCTGGGGGTTCGATGCTGCGACGAAAAGCTTGACCGGGGCGTGGAAGGCGGCTACGTGGGCGACCTCCTCAGCGATGTAATCGCCAACAGCAAGAAAGGCCACCTTTGGATAACCCGCCAATCCCATCAGAATATCGTCGCCGTGGCATCCCTGCGGGAACACGCCGGCATCATTCTGACGCTCGGCAAGGAACCTGACCGGGAAACCCTGGAAAAAGCGACCCGGGAAGGCATTCCCATCCTGGTAACGGATCTGCCGGGCTTTGAAATCGCGGGCCGACTGTACGGCATGATCGCCGGGGAGCAGGAATGACCACACGCCCTCCCGGCGCGGCTCCCGTTCATCCCGTCACGATCCGGATAATGCCGCGGAGGGATACGAAGAAGGGCCGTCTGTCATGCACTTGAGGGAGTTCCGGTGTGATTTTCATATTCATTCATGCCTGTCCCCCTGTGCGGAACTGGACATGTTCCCCCAGGCCCTCGTCAGTCGATCCCTGGAGGCACGGCTCGACATCATAGGTGTCTGTGACCATAATGCTTCCGAAAACGTTCAATACATAATGAACGCCGCCCGGGGAAAAGATATCAAGGTGTTTCCCGGCATGGAAGTGACCAGCCGTGAGGAAGTGCACCTGATCGCGCTCTTTGATACTATAGGTCCCCTGACCGCCCTTCAGCGTGTGGTCTACCAGGCATTGCCCGGCGAAAACGATGAAGCCGCCTTCGGGTGCCAGGCCATCGTCAATGAGGCTGGAGACGTTGAAGGATTCAACAACCGGCTTCTCATCGGTTCCACGACCCTCTCCATCGAGGACATTACGAAAACCATTCACCACCTCGGGGGGCTGGTCATCGCCGCCCACGTGGATCGGGAAAGTTTCGGAATCATTGGACAGCTCGGTTTTATACCGGACAATATCGACCTTGACGCCCTTGAACTTTCCTTTCGTACGGACGCCGCAACCTTCCTGGCCCTGCACCCCGAACTGGAGCGTTTCAGCTTCATTTCGTCCTCCGACGCTCACTGTCTTGCCGACATCGGACGGGCGACGACCACGCTCTTACTCAAGGAAGCCGGCATAGCCGAATGTAAACTGGCCTTCGAAGGACGGGAGGGGCGGGCAATTCTGGAGTAGCCCATGGAAGAACTTTCCATGCACATTCTCGACATCGTGGAAAACTCGACCCGGGCGGGATCGCGGCTTGTCTCTATCGGTATTTCCGAATCAACCGTCGACGACAGCCTGATCATAGACATACAGGACGACGGATCGGGAATGGACGGGGAATCGCTCAGGCGTGCCCTCGATCCTTTTTATACGACCAAGGAGGTTCGCAGGGTGGGGCTCGGGCTGCCCCTCCTGGCTCAGGCCGCCGAGACGACCGGCGGTTCTTTTTCCATAACATCCGAGGCCGACAGGGGAACCCGGGTGAGAGCGCTGTTCAGACTGAACCATGTGGACCGTCAACCCCTGGGCAGAATGGAACAGACCCTAACGACGCTGATGATGGGCAATCCCGAAGTTGATTTTGTATATTGCCACAGCAAGAACGGACGAAGCTACACCCTGGACACGAGAGAGCTGCGCCGCTCGCTGGAAGATGTGCCGCTTACGCACACAGCCGTAATGGCCTTCATTCGAAGCACTATCCTGGAGAACCTCGCTGAGCTTGAAGGCGACTCTCCGGACATTCACAATGAAAAGCATTATTGTTTTGCCCATGGAGGACCACCTATGAAATCTAATGACGATATGCTTCTGGAAGAATTCTCTCAGGAGCAGATTCAGGAACTCGACGCGACGATCGAGGCCCACAAGAGCCAACCGGGAGGACTGATACCGGTCCTGGAAAAAGCGCAGGAACTTCTCGGGTTCCTGCCTGTTCCCGTTCAGCAGCGGATTGCCGGGGGACTGAACCTGCCTTTGAGCCAGGTATACGGCGTGGTGACCTTTTATTCACTGTTCACCATGACTCCCCGGGGACGAAACACGATCCGCATCTGCCTGGGAACGGCATGTTATGTAAGGGGAGGGAAAAAAATTGCTGAAAATATCGAACGCATGCTCGCTATCAAAGAGGGCGAGACAACGCCGGACAGGCGTTTTACCTACGAATCGGTCCGGTGTCTCGGTGCCTGTGGTCTCGGTCCGGTGGTGGTTGTCAACGACGACGTACACGGCCGGGTCAAGCCCGACAGGATAAAACAAATCCTGGAAAACTACCAGTGAGGGAAAGTCATGGCAAAACTCAAAATCGAGGACCTGAAAAAAATCAAGGAGCGGGTTCAGGCCGAAAACGCTCTCAGGGAAGGTGGTCGAAGGGTGCGAATAACAGTTCACATGGGAACCTGCGGAATCGCCGCGGGGGCGCGCACGGTCATGGACACCCTCATGCGGGAAATCGAGGAAGCTCAGGTTTCCGATGTCATGGTGACGACCTCCGGGTGCATGGGACTGTGCAGCCGGGAACCGGAGATAACCGTAGAAATCCTGGGTGAGGAACCTATCGTCTATCAGCTCGTGGACAAAAACAAAATGCGCCAGATATTCAGGAGGCACGTTCTCCAGGGCGAGATTCAGACCCCTTTTGTCCTTGCCCGGGGGAAAGAACAATAATGATAATGATGAGGAAGACCCTCCACAGAACGATCTTACGAGAGGAGGTTGACAGCCGATGAAGGTTTTTCGATCTCATATACTGATATGCGGTGGTACCGGCTGCCATACCACGGGCAGTGTCGAAGTGAAACAGGCCCTGGCCGCAGAACTGACCAGGCGGAATCTGACTGACGAAATCAGGATCGTGGAAACCGGATGCAACGGATTCTGCGCCCTTGGTCCTGTCATGGTGGTTTATCCCGAGGGGATCATGTACGTCCTGGTCAAGAAGGACGATATCCCCGAACTCGTGGATGAACATTTCCTCAAGGGACGGCCGCTGGAACGGCTCTTCTACAAAGAAGCCGTCACGGAAGAGCGCATTCCCCTGATGCATGACATACCTTTTTTCGCCCACCAGAAGCTGAGAGTTTTGAGAAACAAGGGGCTCATCGATCCCGAAGTCATCGACGAATACATCGCCCGCGATGGATATTCGGGGATGGCAAAAGCGCTCTCGGACATGACACCCGAGGAGGTCATACAGGAAGTTCTCGACTCAGGCCTTCGCGGACGGGGTGGAGCAGGGTTCCCCACGGGACTCAAGTGGAAGTTCGCCGCCCAATCGAAGGGCGACGTCAAGTACGTGCTCTGCAATGCCGACGAGGGAGATCCGGGAGCATTCATGGATCGCAGCATTCTCGAAGCGGACCCCCACGCCGTTCTGGAAGGCATGGTGATCGCCGCCAGGGCCATCGGTTCCTCCAAGGGGTACATTTATTGCCGGGCCGAGTACCCGCTGGCGATTCAGCGCCTCACCATCGCCATCAACCAGGCGAAGGAATACGGTCTCCTGGGCACGAACATCCTCGGGACAGGGTTTACCTTCGACATTGAAATCTACCGGGGCGCCGGCGCCTTTGTCTGCGGAGAAGAGACGGCACTTATGACGTCTATCGAAGGCAAACGGGGCATGCCCCGTCCACGACCGCCCTTCCCCGCCGCGGAGGGCCTCTGGAAAAAGCCAAGCATCCTCAACAACGTGGAGACTCTCGCCAATATTGGACAGATCATCGACAGGGGAAGTGCCTGGTTTGCCTCCGTGGGCACCGAAAAGAGCAAGGGAACCAAGGTTTTTGCCCTCACCGGTGATGTCAACAACGTGGGCCTTGTCGAAGTTCCCATGGGAACACCGCTGGGAACCATCGTCTACGATATCGGCGGAGGAATCCCCAAGGGCAAGAAGTTCAAGGCCGCTCAACTCGGTGGACCCTCGGGCGGCATGATCCCGATCCGGCACCTGAACGCTCCCGTGGACTTCGAGACTGTTGCCGAACTGGGCGCCATCATGGGGTCCGGCGGTCTTATCGTCATGAACGAAGATATGTGCAGTGTCGATATGGCCCGGTTCTTCATGGATTTCTGCCAGGACGAATCCTGCGGAAAATGCGTCCCCTGCAGGGAAGGCACAAAGCGGATGCTTGAAATCCTGACAAACATATGTGAGGGCCGTGGAAAAGAGGGCGACATAGAACTGCTCGAAGAAATGGCCGCCATAATAAGGGATTCCTCCCTCTGCGGGCTCGGTCAGACAGCGGCTAATCCGGTACTCAGCACCATACGCTATTTCAGAAGCGAATACGAGGCTCACATCCGCGACAAGCGCTGTCCCGCGGGAGTCTGTACCGCACTGTTCAGGTCTCCCTGTCAGAACGCCTGCCCCGTCGGCATGGATGTTCCGTCCTATCTCGCACTGGTCCGGGCGGGCCGTTTCGACGATGCCTACAAGATCCTTCTGAGGACAAACCCCTTCCCGGCCATCTGCGGGCGGGTCTGTGATCATCAGTGCCAGGCCAAGTGCCGCCGCGCGCAGTCAGACGAGGCCGTTGCCATCAAATTCATCAAGCGCTTCATTACCGACAATGGACTCAAGCCGGCAATCGCCGCCGTACCGGTCTCTCGAAGGGAAAAAATCGCCGTTGTCGGAGCCGGCCCCGCCGGCCTGACGGCTGCCAGGGACCTCGCGATCCGGGGCTACAAGGTTACTGTCTATGAAGAGCTTCCTCAAGCCGGAGGCATGATGCGCTACGGGATTCCCTCCTACAGGCTTCCCCGGGACGTGATGGACGGTGAAATCGACGACATCAGGGCGCTGGGCGTTGACATCATCTGCAACACCAGGGTAGGCCGGGACATATCATTCGGTGAACTCAACGACTCCTTCGACTATATCTACCTCGCCCCCGGTGCCCACACGAGCCAGCCCCTGGGCATCGCGGGAGACGATTCTTCCGGAGTTTACGGCGGTGTTGAATTCCTCAGGAACTTCAACCTCAATGAAAATTCCTGGATCGAGGGTGAAAAGACCCTCGGCGAACGAGTTGCCGTCATCGGTGGAGGAAACTCCGCCATAGATGCGGCGCGGGTTGCGCGCCGTCTCGGTGCCGATGTAACCATTCTCTACAGGAGGGCGCGGGAGGATATGCCCGCCGCCGAAGAGGAAATCATCGCCGCCGAACATGAAGGAATCAAGATCGAGTATTTCGTAGCGCCTCTTTCCATCATGGTCGAGGATGGAACGGCGCGGGGTATTACCTGCCGGCGCATGATGCCCGGTGATTTCGACCGGAGCGGCCGTCGACGGCCCGTTCCGGTGGAGGGCTCCGAATTCACCCTTGCCGTGGATTCCATTATATCCGCCATCGGGCAGGAGCCGGATCCAGGTTTTGTCCCCAATGAAAGCGGCATTTCCGTCAACAGATGGTCCTGCTTTGATATAGCCGAAGGCCTGAAAGCTCAAACCACCAATCCGAAATTCTTCGCCGGGGGCGATGCCGTGACGGGCCCCTGGACGGTGATCGGCGCCATCCAGGCGGGACATCGTGCGGCTATCGAAATAGACGAGACAATCAGGGCAAAGAACGGAGAACCAGCCTGGGAGGCCCCGGAAGAGGAAGTGATCGACGTTCCCTTCGAGATCGACGAAGACTCCGAGGAACAGCCCCAGGCGGCAATGCCCGAACTGGAGGCGGCCCAGAGAATCGTGAATTTCGCCGAGGTGGAACTCGGCTACTCTCTCGAAACGGCCATCAGGGAAGCATCCCGATGTCTGCGGTGCGACGCGGAAATATGACCGTCTGAAAAGACCGGCAGGACAGGCCCCCGCACGGAATCGCGGGGGCCTTTTTTACGACTTCGCCGTGGCTGCATCAACGATGTCCCGGAGGCGGCGGGCCGCCTTTTCAGGATCGTCGGCGGCACAGACGGCGGAAACAACGGCAAGGCTGTCGGCTCCAGCTTCAACCACCTCACGGGCGTTGGATTCATTGATCCCGCCGATGGCTACCAGGGGGTGGCGACTGAAAGATTTGATCGCTCGAAGGCCTTCCAGTCCCCAGGGTCTTCCGGTATCTGTCTTGGTGGGCGTCGCGAACACGGGACTCGCGGCGATATAGGAAACATCACGGCCCTGAAAATATTCGACATCGTCCCAGGTTTCCACCGATACCCCGATAATGGCCCGCTCTCCCATGAGCCGGCGGGCAACATCATAGGGCATGTCATCCCCGCCGATATGCACCCCATCGGCGCCGCCGGCAAGAGCAACGTCGATCCGGTCGTTAATGATGAGCGGTACAGGAAATGGGCGAAGAAGCTCCCTGACCGCCAGCGCCTCGGCAACAAAATCTCTCGTTGAAAACGTCTTCTCCCGAAGCTGCACGCAGGAGACACCGCCCCGCACCGCCTCCAGTACCACATCCGCCAGAGACCTGCCGCCGCAAAGCCCCCTGTCCGTTACCAGGTACACGCCTTTCATGACTGCTCTTCCATCCTGAGGCAATGTTCGATATCCCTCTCGTCGAGATCGTACAGGACATCATAAAAATGCATCTGCAGTGAACCGGGGCCGGCCGATTTCGCGGCGGCCATCTCACCGGCAATGCCCATCACCGCCATGGCCTTGACGGCAGCGGCCAGGGAATCCTTTTCCACAGCGGCGAAGGCCGCGCACAAAGCCGATGCCGTACAGCCGAAACCCGTTACCCGTGTCATCATCGGATGACCGTTGAAGAGTTTAACCACCCTGGAACCGTTCACAACATAATCAATGGCTCCGGTCGCGCAGACGGTACATCCGTGGTACCGGCTCACACGCTGAGCGGCCTCGAGAGCCTCATCGGATCCGACTGTGCTGTCCACTCCCTTCGTTCTCGTTCCATCATCGAGGAGGGCCATCACTTCCGATGCGTTTGCCCGGATAATCGTCGGCCTGTAGTCCTTGATAAGCTGACGGACCGTACCGGTTCGGTAGGCCGTCGCGCCTGCTCCCGCGGGATCGATAATGACGGGGACATCCATCTCAACGGCACGGCGGAAAGCCTTGAACATTCCCCTTACCCAGGACTCGCTGAGAGTCCCGATATTGATCACCAGTGCCGATGCCATGGCGGCCATAACCTCCACTTCCTCCTCGGCATGGATCATCACCGGCGAGGCGCCAAGAGCCAGAAGGGCGTTGGCGGTGTTGTTCATTGCCACGTAGTTGGTTATGTTGTGTATAAGCGGAGCGGAACCGCGTATGGCTTCAAGTGACGCATGGATATCCCTCGGTGTAACCATCATTTGAACCTCCCTGCCTCGAGCATGTCATTATTTCCCACCACGTACTCTTCCTGATTTTCCCCTTTCGCGTCAATACAAAAAACCCTTTCGTCTCTGCCGGGAGAAAGGGTTGCCTCGTTGCCGCTATTCCTCCCTACGCCGGCATTATCCGGATCAGGTTCAACGGGTATGTTCTCAGACAGGCACCTCAACCTGCCACCCCTTTGTTTGTAGTCATTACCTACAGGCGATTCCGGGTTTTGTCAACTCCTATCGCTCCATGCATCGCCACCATTTACGGTGTATCCCGCATCGGTCGTTTTTTACTTCATTTACGATCTTCTCAACCCTTTCGAGCTTTCTTCTTGACCATGCTCAAAACATGGTCCACAATGGCGAAATAACGAAAAGCCGACCCGCCGCGGGTGCCTCCCCGCGGATCAGGGCCGCGGGCCGCCGGTTTCTGTTTCGTACCGATGAACTGAAGAAAGGATTGTACCATGTCAAAGAGCACCATTGATCTCCGGGAACCCGTCATCACCAAAAACGATATACTATATGTCAACGACCCATACTTTGTCAGCGGCAACGTCTGCATCGTCACCGGCGCGTCCAGCGGTATCGGGCGGGCGGTAGCGCTTGCCATGGCCGCGAATAACCTTACCGTGGTCTGCGCGGACATCAACGAAGCCGGCGGAAAGGAAACAGTGGCTCTCGCTGAAAAGCTGGGAGGAAAAGCTGTTTTCGTAACCGTTGATTTGACCAGTGATGACTCCATGGTCACCTGTGTCGAAAGGGCGGCCGAACTTGGCGACATCAAGTACCTGGCCAACATAGCGGGGCTTCAGCATATCGACCCCATTGAGCGCTTTCCCATGAAAATGTACGACCTTATGCAGACCATCATGTTGAGGGCTCCCTTCTTTCTCACTCAGCTTGTCATCCCCCATATCAGAAAGAGTTCCGACGGCATGGGAGCTATCGGAAACATGGCCTCGGTTCACGCCCATATCTGTACGCTGAACAAGCCTGTTTATAACATTACGAAGTTCGGGCTTCGCGGCCTGTCTCAATCAACGGCCGCCGAGGGCGAAGGAAAAATAAGAGCCTTTACGGTCAGTGTCGGCTTTGTAAAAACCCCCCTCGCACTGGGACAGATACCCTCTCAGGCCGAGCAGCGAGGCATCACCCATGAAGAGGTTGTTCGTGATGTCATGATGGGAAAATCCCGCGTCAAGGAAATGATGA
Coding sequences within it:
- a CDS encoding ABC transporter ATP-binding protein; translation: MESPNLLSLTNLTKSFGGVAAVNDVSFDVERGSIMGLIGPNGAGKTTVFNLITGNYHPDSGQIRFDGQDIAGMRTNRIVSLGIARTFQTIRLFQNMSALENVLAGCHCRMRSGIIAAMLRLPRQRREEREAVEIAAAELDFVGLRRHLDSAARNFSYGNQRLLEIARALATRPRFLILDEPAGGMNDYETQLLVRTISQIRDRGITVLLIEHDMNLVMKICEKITVLDHGVMIAEGNPEEIQNDRNVIDAYLGSPDNNENEGF
- a CDS encoding TetR/AcrR family transcriptional regulator, translated to MVGPEKRRNREKIQRKKAIIRSARKLFADYGFKPVTVASIAKKAELSKGAIYLYFSSKEEIYTQILLTDIESFHREMSRIFQPDKSSSQILHDFADAYINIFLAQKEQFRTLMNFMLSAESLNLSKETRKQLIWETNRTVSLIEKILQFGVASGELKINRQDMRKLRNVLWGLLNGVISLHLFVGDEIKREERIRAGVREGMERIIQTLKSDVPTVE
- a CDS encoding (2Fe-2S) ferredoxin domain-containing protein encodes the protein MAKLKIEDLKKIKERVQAENALREGGRRVRITVHMGTCGIAAGARTVMDTLMREIEEAQVSDVMVTTSGCMGLCSREPEITVEILGEEPIVYQLVDKNKMRQIFRRHVLQGEIQTPFVLARGKEQ
- a CDS encoding DRTGG domain-containing protein gives rise to the protein MTLAEVIRKLNLGVRCCDEKLDRGVEGGYVGDLLSDVIANSKKGHLWITRQSHQNIVAVASLREHAGIILTLGKEPDRETLEKATREGIPILVTDLPGFEIAGRLYGMIAGEQE
- a CDS encoding SDR family oxidoreductase, with translation MSKSTIDLREPVITKNDILYVNDPYFVSGNVCIVTGASSGIGRAVALAMAANNLTVVCADINEAGGKETVALAEKLGGKAVFVTVDLTSDDSMVTCVERAAELGDIKYLANIAGLQHIDPIERFPMKMYDLMQTIMLRAPFFLTQLVIPHIRKSSDGMGAIGNMASVHAHICTLNKPVYNITKFGLRGLSQSTAAEGEGKIRAFTVSVGFVKTPLALGQIPSQAEQRGITHEEVVRDVMMGKSRVKEMMSPVDVANLFVFGMSRHGNYLVGGDLLFDGGMVLTY
- a CDS encoding ABC transporter ATP-binding protein; protein product: MIMLLRVENLDVCYGNVQVLNKINLYVNRGEIVTILGANGAGKSTTLMTISGLVKPSGGGVFLDETPLHKLGAHQIVKLGLAQVPEGRRTFGTLTVLENLRLGAYTAVDREMIERTLAWVYDMFPILEKRSDQLAGTLSGGEQQMLAIGRGLMANPNILLLDEPSLGLSPILVKSIFAVIREINRSGVTIVLVEQNARLALKLADRGYVLEVGRIVLEDSSAALLANPDVRRAYLGGGH
- a CDS encoding DRTGG domain-containing protein; translated protein: MKLGEVVDILEATLLVGTERHLALDVKTAFSADLMSDVLAFAKSGSLILTGLTTPQVVRTASILDATALIIVRGKIPPADTLKLAQELDIPVLSTGYILFETSGRLYANGIVGCIEKIGGMSSAGS
- a CDS encoding ATP-binding protein, yielding MKDIVRKTFSVEGGNFENAGIASIEIKKILKALGIQDDVLRKTAIAVYESELNIISYARKGIINLVVTDSDINIDVRDEGPGIEDIELAMQPGYSTATEQIRQMGFGAGMGLCNIKSCSDRFEIASTVNEGTHLKVSIARGNDR
- a CDS encoding branched-chain amino acid ABC transporter permease; this encodes MNRGITINVLIVAVLLAAPWWLNSYWVDVLNSIGIYAVLALSLNIILGYAGLFHMGHAAFFAIGAYTTAILNTRFGIPVLWLMPLSGVTAGVFALMVARPIIHLRGDYLLIVTIGIVEIVRIALVNNVFGITGGANGIFGIGRPSFFGHVIRTPHAFYYLILAFAAATILLFYRLENSRFGRALNYIREDDTAAEGSGIDAAHYKLVAFILGAFWAGMAGTIFAAKMTIVSPQSFTFWESVVMFTIVILGGSGSIRGVLLGSFLIIGLPEVFREFAVARMLVFGAAMVLMMIFRPRGILPPTQRTYTLNAPAGSKRGG
- the thiM gene encoding hydroxyethylthiazole kinase — its product is MMVTPRDIHASLEAIRGSAPLIHNITNYVAMNNTANALLALGASPVMIHAEEEVEVMAAMASALVINIGTLSESWVRGMFKAFRRAVEMDVPVIIDPAGAGATAYRTGTVRQLIKDYRPTIIRANASEVMALLDDGTRTKGVDSTVGSDEALEAAQRVSRYHGCTVCATGAIDYVVNGSRVVKLFNGHPMMTRVTGFGCTASALCAAFAAVEKDSLAAAVKAMAVMGIAGEMAAAKSAGPGSLQMHFYDVLYDLDERDIEHCLRMEEQS
- a CDS encoding NAD(P)H-dependent oxidoreductase subunit E, producing MEELSMHILDIVENSTRAGSRLVSIGISESTVDDSLIIDIQDDGSGMDGESLRRALDPFYTTKEVRRVGLGLPLLAQAAETTGGSFSITSEADRGTRVRALFRLNHVDRQPLGRMEQTLTTLMMGNPEVDFVYCHSKNGRSYTLDTRELRRSLEDVPLTHTAVMAFIRSTILENLAELEGDSPDIHNEKHYCFAHGGPPMKSNDDMLLEEFSQEQIQELDATIEAHKSQPGGLIPVLEKAQELLGFLPVPVQQRIAGGLNLPLSQVYGVVTFYSLFTMTPRGRNTIRICLGTACYVRGGKKIAENIERMLAIKEGETTPDRRFTYESVRCLGACGLGPVVVVNDDVHGRVKPDRIKQILENYQ
- the thiE gene encoding thiamine phosphate synthase; translated protein: MKGVYLVTDRGLCGGRSLADVVLEAVRGGVSCVQLREKTFSTRDFVAEALAVRELLRPFPVPLIINDRIDVALAGGADGVHIGGDDMPYDVARRLMGERAIIGVSVETWDDVEYFQGRDVSYIAASPVFATPTKTDTGRPWGLEGLRAIKSFSRHPLVAIGGINESNAREVVEAGADSLAVVSAVCAADDPEKAARRLRDIVDAATAKS